In the Marinobacter sp. Arc7-DN-1 genome, TGGCCGCTTCGCTGTCAAATACATCGATAAAGGTGTTGCCGATGATCTTGCGCTTCTGCTCAGGATCATTGATGCCCTTGAGTTTAGACAGAAACAGGTCTTCTGCATCCACCCGGATTACTTTCACGCCCATATTGCGGGCAAACATGTCCATCACCTGGTCGCCTTCGTGGAGACGCAACAGGCCGTTATCCACGAACACACAGGTCAGCTGGTCACCGATCGCCCGGTGCAGCAACGCAGCAGTCACGGAGGAGTCGACACCCCCGGACAAGCCCAGCAGCACCTTGTCGCTGCCTACCTGATCCCGGATCTGCCGAACCGCGTCGTCCACGATCTTCGCCGGCGTCCACAGCGCCTCGCAACCACACACGTCCAGAATAAAATGCTCGAGAATCCGCTTGCCCTGAAGCGTATGGGTCACTTCCGGATGGAACTGAACACCATAGAGGTTCCGGCTCAGGTCCTGCATGGCGGCAATGGGGGCGCTTTCGGTAGACGCCAGCAGCTCGAAGCCTTCTGGCATAGCCACCACCTTGTCACCGTGGCTCATCCAGACATCCAGCAACGAATCGCCGGTGGTGGTCAGGTGATCGGTGATATCCCGTAGCAGCGGGCCGGTGGCGCGCACTTTCACCTGGGCGTAGCCAAATTCCCGCTTCTCGGAACTGGCAACCCGGCCGCCGAGCTGCTCCGCCATGGTCTGCATGCCGTAACAGATACCGAGGACCGGAATGCCGCGATCAAACAGGCCTTCCGGCGCCCGGGGGCCGCCCAGCTGTGTGACCGACTCAGGCCCACCGGCAAGAACAATCCCTTTCGGGTTGAACTCGTTGAGTTCTTCCTCGGTAATATCAAACGCCCTGATCTCACAGTAGACGCCAATCTCCCGTACACGGCGGGCAATGAGCTGGGTGTACTGGGAACCGAAATCGAGAATCAGGATGCGGTGGTCGTGAATGTTCTGGGCCATGGAGTCCTCGGAGCTAAATGAACAACGCGGCCCTCAGGGGAGCCGCGTCTGGTCAGGCAATGATTAACCGATACGGTAGTTTGGCGCTTCTTTGGTGATGGTCACATCGTGCACGTGGCTCTCACGCATACCAGCGTTGGTGATGCGCACAAATTCCGGCTTGGTACGCATCTCTTCCATTGTGGCGCTACCGGTGTAGCCCATGGAAGCACGCAGGCCGCCAATCAGCTGGTGAACGATGTTGCGCATTGGCCCCTTGCAGGCGACACGGCCTTCAATGCCCTCGGGCACCAGCTTTTCGATACCCTTGCTGGCATCCTGGAAGTAACGGTCGCTGGAGCCCTGCCCCATAGCGCCGATTGAGCCCATGCCACGGTATGCCTTGTAGCTGCGGCCCTGGAACAGCTCAACCTCGCCGGGTGCTTCATCGGTACCGGCCAGCAGGCTGCCGATCATGACGCAATGGGCACCGGCGGCTATGGCCTTGGCGATATCGCCAGAGAATCGTATGCCACCGTCGGCAATCAGCGGTACGCCGCGTTCCTTCAGGGCAGCCGCCACGTTCGAGACCGCTGAAATCTGGGGTACGCCAATGCCGGCGACAATGCGGGTAGTGCAGATAGAACCGGGACCAATACCCACCTTCACGGCGTCGGCACCGGCGTCCGCCAGAGCGAGAGCCGCCTGGGAGGTTGCAATGTTACCGCCAATCACCTGAACTTCCGGGAAGTTCTGCTTGACCCAGCGAACACGCTCGATCACACCCCGTGAATGACCGTGGGCGGTATCAACCACGAGCACATCCACGCCGGCCTCTGCCAGCGCCGTAATCCGCGCCTCGGTGTCGCCGCCGGTACTGACAGCGGCACCGACACGCAACCGCCCCTGGTCATCCTTGCAGGCCAGCGGGTAGTCTTTGGCCTTCTGAATGTCCTTGACGGTGATCAGTCCACGCAGCTCGAAATTGTCATTGACCACCAGCACCTTTTCGATGCGGTGGCGGTGCAGCAACTCCTTGACGTCGTCCAGGCAGGCCCCTTCTTTCACCGTGACCAGCTTATCCTTGGGCGTCATGATGTCCTGCACCGGGGTGTCCATCCGGCTTTCAAACCGGATGTCGCGGCCAGTGACAATGCCCAACAGATCGCGGCCATCGACCACCGGCAGGCCGGAAATGTTGTTGGCCATGGTGATATCCACCAACTCGCGGACGGTGGTATCCGGTGTCACGGTAATCGGGTCTTTCACCACTCCGCTTTCGAACTTCTTGACCTTCCGAACCGCTGCTGCCTGCTGCTCAACGGTCATGTTCTTGTGCATGATGCCAATTCCGCCTTCCTGGGCCATGGCGATGGCCAGGTCCGCTTCGGTAACGGTATCCATTGCGGAAGACACCAGCGGAATGTTCAGAGTGATACCTTTGGTCAACCGGGTCTGCAGGCTAACCTGGTGGGGAAGAACTTCTGAATATCCGGGAACCAGCAGAACGTCATCAAATGTGAGGGCTTCTTCGGCAATTCGCAGCATTGGGATCCGCCTTTTGAACGTGCTAAGTTGGGAATTTCCGTGCTGTACCCGCGGCGGTACAACAAAGCAAAATCCTTAATCGATCCATTATAAAGGGGCTCTCGGGGACAGTAAACCGCGCCGTTTTCAACGTTCGATTGCATCTTTTTGAAATTTCGCTATTTTTAACCTCCCATTTTTCGGCTTTTGCGTATGCATAACGACGGAGTCAGACCGGTGACATCTCCCCTTCAGGACACCCGCCCCCGGGCACTCAGCGTCAGCGAACTGAACCACCAGGCCAGGCACCTGCTGGAATCCAGTTTTATGCAGGTGTGGGTGGAAGGTGAACTGTCGGGATTTTCACGGCCTTCCTCCGGGCACTGGTACTTTTCCCTGAAGGACCGAAAATGCCAGGTACGCTGCGCCATGTTCCGCGGTTTGAACCAGCGAATCCGCACATTGCCAAAAGAAGGGGACCAGGTACGCATCCGCGGCAAAGTCACCCTCTACGAGAACCGGGGCGACTTCCAGATTATCGTCGAGCATATAGAGCCGGCCGGCCTCGGCGCACTGCAGCAGGCCTTTGATGAGCTCAAGCGCAAACTTCTCGCCGAAGGCCTGTTCGATAACGCCCGAAAAAAACCGTTACCTTCACTACCAAAACACATTGGTGTGGTTACCTCTCCAACCGGCGCGGCCATTCACGACATCCTCACGGTACTGGCACGTCGCTGCCCGGCCATTCCGGTTACCCTTTATCCAACCGCCGTGCAGGGCGAGGCAGCAACCTCCGATATTGTCCGTGCCATTGAACGGGCCCAGGCCCATGGCGTTGCCGATGTACTGATCATCGGCCGGGGTGGCGGATCTCTGGAGGACCTCTGGTGCTTCAACGAAGAAGCCGTGGCCCGGGCCATTGCAGCCTGCACAATCCCCACCGTCAGCGCGGTCGGTCACGAGGTGGATGTCACCATTGCTGATTTCGTTGCCGATCTGCGGGCCCCGACGCCCTCGGCCGCTGCCGAAAAAATCTCACCGGACCAGTCCGACTGGCTGAAGCAGCTCCGTGAGCGGGAGTTCCGGCTCTCCAACGCCATGGAGCTTGCCCTGAAACGCCTCAACACCCAGCTCGGGCACCTGGCCGCGCGACTGCGGGATCCGAGACGGGAATTGCTTGAAAAGGCCCAGCGCATGGATGAGTTGGAGCTGAGGCTTGGAAAGGCTATCCGACAGCGCTTGAGCACGGTAAGTACCAGGAATGACCACCTGCGCCAGAGGCTGGTGATGCAATCACCTGGCCGGCAGCTTTCGCAAAACCAGGCTACGGTGAACCGCATTACCGATCAAC is a window encoding:
- the guaA gene encoding glutamine-hydrolyzing GMP synthase — its product is MAQNIHDHRILILDFGSQYTQLIARRVREIGVYCEIRAFDITEEELNEFNPKGIVLAGGPESVTQLGGPRAPEGLFDRGIPVLGICYGMQTMAEQLGGRVASSEKREFGYAQVKVRATGPLLRDITDHLTTTGDSLLDVWMSHGDKVVAMPEGFELLASTESAPIAAMQDLSRNLYGVQFHPEVTHTLQGKRILEHFILDVCGCEALWTPAKIVDDAVRQIRDQVGSDKVLLGLSGGVDSSVTAALLHRAIGDQLTCVFVDNGLLRLHEGDQVMDMFARNMGVKVIRVDAEDLFLSKLKGINDPEQKRKIIGNTFIDVFDSEAANIRDVNWLAQGTIYPDVIESAASKTGKAHVIKSHHNVGGLPETMKMKLVEPLRELFKDEVRRIGLELGLPYDMVYRHPFPGPGLGVRILGEVKKEYADILRKADAIFLEELHRADLYHKTSQAFAVFLPVKSVGVVGDARRYEYVVALRAVETIDFMTARWAHLPYDLLETVSNRIINEITGVSRVTYDVSSKPPATIEWE
- the guaB gene encoding IMP dehydrogenase, which gives rise to MLRIAEEALTFDDVLLVPGYSEVLPHQVSLQTRLTKGITLNIPLVSSAMDTVTEADLAIAMAQEGGIGIMHKNMTVEQQAAAVRKVKKFESGVVKDPITVTPDTTVRELVDITMANNISGLPVVDGRDLLGIVTGRDIRFESRMDTPVQDIMTPKDKLVTVKEGACLDDVKELLHRHRIEKVLVVNDNFELRGLITVKDIQKAKDYPLACKDDQGRLRVGAAVSTGGDTEARITALAEAGVDVLVVDTAHGHSRGVIERVRWVKQNFPEVQVIGGNIATSQAALALADAGADAVKVGIGPGSICTTRIVAGIGVPQISAVSNVAAALKERGVPLIADGGIRFSGDIAKAIAAGAHCVMIGSLLAGTDEAPGEVELFQGRSYKAYRGMGSIGAMGQGSSDRYFQDASKGIEKLVPEGIEGRVACKGPMRNIVHQLIGGLRASMGYTGSATMEEMRTKPEFVRITNAGMRESHVHDVTITKEAPNYRIG
- the xseA gene encoding exodeoxyribonuclease VII large subunit; translation: MHNDGVRPVTSPLQDTRPRALSVSELNHQARHLLESSFMQVWVEGELSGFSRPSSGHWYFSLKDRKCQVRCAMFRGLNQRIRTLPKEGDQVRIRGKVTLYENRGDFQIIVEHIEPAGLGALQQAFDELKRKLLAEGLFDNARKKPLPSLPKHIGVVTSPTGAAIHDILTVLARRCPAIPVTLYPTAVQGEAATSDIVRAIERAQAHGVADVLIIGRGGGSLEDLWCFNEEAVARAIAACTIPTVSAVGHEVDVTIADFVADLRAPTPSAAAEKISPDQSDWLKQLREREFRLSNAMELALKRLNTQLGHLAARLRDPRRELLEKAQRMDELELRLGKAIRQRLSTVSTRNDHLRQRLVMQSPGRQLSQNQATVNRITDQLVSLMQQGLRYRRENLEHAAQTLNVVSPLATLGRGYAIVRDSDGRIIREASAVSAGETVSARVAKGELTAKVTSVKSAEETEP